Part of the Labrus bergylta chromosome 19, fLabBer1.1, whole genome shotgun sequence genome, CGTCTGGAGGTAGACTGTCTATCGCTTTGCCTTTAATTTCTTCAGTAATTGATggttttgtttataaaaaattCTCATTGGTTTATGTCCATCTtaacttgaaatgtttttattgtaaccATAACACCAATCCCCAAGCAACCAATCCCCACATCTAAGACCCTGAGACTATTAATGTGGTTAGAATCCGTTTTTATGGAAATACACAACTTAATTAAATAacttacacacaaaaaatagaGCTTATTAAGAAATCTTTgatctttaaagtaaatatttataGTAATACTGACGTACTATTTTTCTTACGTATCGCTACTGGTATTTTTTATCCAAAGTAATgagaaatgcattttgaaaagtcaatgaaaaaacctttttaatCTGGCTTTAAATGTAGGTTTAACTTTACAATGTTTGTATTGTTTAAACTCTGGTATTTACTTTGTCTTATTCCAATATTTACTACTGTAGCCGattgatttcattttattaaacGTTTTCTCTATTTTATAAACTATTTTAATATCTTCCTACTTGTTTAAGTCTCTCTGCAATTTCAATATTTCTATGAATTTCCTGTCTATTCCTTTGTGAAAGACTTTAAGctgtatgtttttatgtataAAAGTATGACTGTATTCTTCTTCACCCCACGATCATAGGCCgtgatgacatcactgtctgtttccccccttttttttcttttgtgtcgcaaaaaaaaaaaaaattagaattaatttttttaaatttctaataaatgaataagcTTTAAACTAATATCACGTAATATGAATGATCTCAGTTgctttgtttgttaaaaacacaattatttaacttgcaaaaaaaaacaatctgaacaTTACCCTGAGAAACTAAAATGGTTTTGATCAAACTCATGCTCCGCTTGCATAATAACCTAATTTGTACATGCATAGTCCTTAGTACTATGATAACAGAGCTGCTTTAAGGTCAGTATTTATGCAGAAGAAATATGTTTCGATAATAATCAACTTACTAAAAGGGGTGCACGACTCTCCCTCACCTGAAGCGAAAGGCAGCCCGTTCCTGCTCTCCAAACCGGCCACACTCTGTCGTCCCTCGGCAGGTCTGCTCCGGAGATCCAGAGGTGTCGAggggttgttgttggtgtcCCGCTCCAGGACCGGGACCCCTCCCGGTGTGGGGCACAGATGTCCAGATGTGCCCGAGGCCGCACAAGGTGTCTTCTTAGCTGCAGGTTTCTTCACGCTGAGAGTTGAGTCGACGCGCGGATGTTGCTCTCCGTTTTTGACTTTCTTCAGTCCTCGCTGGATTCTTGTTCTCTCCGCCACCAAGCAGCACTTCCAGCAGTCACATTTGAGCAAAGGGCACAGCTTTGTGTGGCCCTTCTGCGGGACAATGATGCCATGGTGTCTGCACCGGCTGCATTTTGGTTGTCTTGACATCTGCTCTTTAGACATCTGCTCTTTAGACATCTGCTCTTTAGACACCTGTTCTTTAGACATCTGCTCTTTAAGTAGACACCCCCGATTAAATACATACTCGTGACCCCGACTGAACTTTGCATGACAGTGTATCATTTCCAGGTGTGGGAATAATTTACTGGCCCGTTGCCAGATACAAATGAGGGACCAATCAAAAGCTGAAGTGACTTGAGTTTAGTTGCTGTGCTGCTTGGTCAGAAAACTTTCACATGAGAAAGTTCAGTGTGATACAAAGTCATATCTGGTGGAGTCATTTTAAGACATCAACTAGGTTTACTGTAAGTAAAAGTGAATCACTATATTTGATATAACAACCTTTGTTAACTCTCATACAATAAGGACATTATAATGTATAAAACGTAAGTCTTAATGTCAATACACTTCAGAATTAAAGGGATGGAAATATCCACAGATGCAGCATACACTTACCTGACATGTTGTATTACACATAACGCTTTAGTGGGTGTTTCTTGTGACCTCTCTACAGCGAAACTCCAGCTGGCTTCTCCTAACAGGATCCATGTTGATTCTTTTTGACTGCACATGATACACTTATACAATATTGATAAGTACCTCATACAAgcccacttaaaaaaaatatttatgattttaaaggtcacatattatgcaaaatccacttcatgTTTCTCAATACTAATATCTGTCTCTactctgtctacaaacccccccaatgatgcgaaaagtccatcctctctgtcttttgcctgctccgcttttcagaaaatgtgtgctcaaacaggccgtttagagattttcacttcatgacatcacaaagggcagtaacccctcccccaggtgggtgacactccaccagctaggtgtttgttctgccctctgagtctaccttctcactgtaaacaataggtcatggagcgagaaagaccaagcCAACcaaccaagcccttccagagagggggcgtggtcatacacaactcatttacatttaaaagtacagacacagaaacagcctgttctaaacagggctgaaatagaggggtttataggcatgatcaaatacaggatcaaagtggatttagaacaagaaacttcacacatgttttggggagctctgagacttatttaaactggttgaaaaggaggagaatatgtgacctctAAGGACAGGCAACAACACCAGTTTTCCATGTTAATATCAATTCATCTATCATCTGATATAAAGTCTATTTTCTTCCGTTAGAAGCCAACATGTTTTGCCAATCaattaataaatacactttgagagtgaatattttatttccatgtttatttacatagcGTAAGGTGTTGCAATAAAATTCCTTGTCACCCTTTTATTATAAATACACCATTTTAACCAAGGCTTGGCAACCCTCATTAAAATACATCCTTCAAACCTTTTCAAACGCAATAGGAAAACAAATGCTTTAATGGATACAATATTTCATTTCCGCACCTTTTAAATGTTAGTAAATCATGCAAAGCAAGAATATAGAGTATGAAAATAAAGTGATATAGATTGCAAGTGTTGCTTTACAAAGTAGAATTGTAAATTAAAACAAGTATATGTcgtgaaaaatacaaatactggGTCTGGTGGCAAAGCTTAAAGATCTCTCTCAAAGAAATGTTAATTCATGGCTTTTAGCATTAGTGCTTCATATAGTTATCAATGTACAGTACATACATTATTATCTGTGAAGGGAAAATGTTCATCTAACATCAATCTTAACTATTAAACATTCAGACCGATCACTTTAGCCCTGTGTGACTACCACACTGTAGACTCTGAAATGCTTTTACAGTTATTGTTTTAAAGTTCGATTGTGACGTACAGTCGCTGTACAAAGGCTTACCTGATAACACAGTACTCATACCATTATGGTTAGCATTGCTCATGCATCAGTGTGGTTACAGTGTAACCACTGCACCATCTATTAATACTCAACACACCACTGAAGGGTTCAAGAGTATATTGCAGGCACTTACAAAGCATGGTTTAGGCCTTTAAATGAGTTTAAGATTAGATAcaagtttaaaaatgattcactGTTAAAGGAATCTGATGAAACATAGACGTGTATGAGCAAGTGTGTTACTGTACTGTTGCATAAAATCATTGATTACAGTGGAGTTCATATTGATGCCACAGGCCGTTGGAAGACATCTGAGGAGAGCACTGGAGAAGACTTGGCCTGTAGACAATATCTGAAACAGACAAATTCAACACTGATTAACATCACATGATGCTAGACGACTCATTTCCTCGTCTGTTGAACGGGAATTTAAACTCAGACTAATCAAGTAGTCTGAAGGTAAGAAAAGAGTAAATCAATAATTAATTTTATAATTTTGGCTAAATTTATTTAGTTTCAGCCCGTAAACCATATAATATGGCTGGtgagtgtggctaacattagcattgctAGCGCCGCAAGCTTCGGTCCCCCTGCACTTTGACATCAACATGCCTGTGTTCAATGTGGTTACACACTGCTCCGGTCAATATGCCATTGCTACGTACAtttttatctccattttctcAATCAAAATACTGCCAGACCACTCTGCTCCTACGAGATGCTCATCATTCAGTGTGCTTGTTTATATCTGGGTAGTAGAGCGGGGAGAGCAGCCCCAACTAGTGGTGGGTGACTGCTTTGCAGTTTGAGCAAAACCATTTGACCAGCATTGAAGGCCAATGTATAAGAATAATAACAACGTATTTAACACactagtaattctggtgccgACTAGCAAAGGGTGACGACTTTTAACTGTTAAGTCGACTAAGAGCTAATACCTAGCCGTTGGACTTTAATGGTCTGCATATAAAgaatggcacacacacacacacacacacacacacacacacacacacacacacacacacacacacacacacacacacacacacacacacacacacacacacacacacacacatctatttTTTACATACCTTTTGAGGTGTGAAGAAAAGCAGGGACTTGTTTATGTTGGTTTTGAGGTTTGATGTTTTAAGGTTTGAATGGTCATAACAGACTGGATGAATCTTCCAGGTGAGGGATCTTGCTCTTTGAGTTTTCGTGTTGTTGTATTTCCAGGTTGAATGAAGATTGGGGATGGAGTAGACATTGGCAGTGTAGCCCAGGAGAGAAAAGATCTTGAAGCTTGGCATTATTAAAGCTGACACTTTTAGTGTTTATTCATATTCGGAGGACTCCTTATTCTGCTCTGCAGAGTTGTATTTATCTCTTTTcagctatctttttttttttaacttttcagaaataTACACATGTACAAAGATTTCTGTTTGTACAACAAAAATTTGGTTCCTCTTGACAATCAGGTTATTGGTAATGAATAGTTTTGGTTATTGTGTaatacacaatattttaaataaaaatcttgtTTGTTGAATGGTAAATTCTTATGATGTactttttaaacaaagaaaaagagaaagaataacTTCTGCAATAGACACTAGAAGTAATCAACAGCTATTGCATAAGCTTGGTACAGTACAGTTTTCAGGAGGAAGCATAAACAActaaaagaaaagtgaaatatactataaacaaatattcaacttgtaaaaaattaaatattaaaagacCTGTAACAACCACATGCAGAGCAGAATAAAGGTAGCCCTTATTCCACTGAGAATTAGGCATCTGGTGAACACTGTGGTTTTGTAGTGTATCCTTCCTTTAGAAATCATTCCTGTCAGACTCATCAGTATCGGCGGCTGTAGCTCGGTGAACCGTACGAAGTGGAAGAGAAGGTTGTTGTGAAACTGGATCCTGTGGCATCAAAGCTTCCTCTCCTGGAGCCTGACCTTGAGCCAGTTCTTGAGCCAGACCTTGACCCGGTAGCTGAGCCGGACCCGCTCATGCTGTAGGGGCTGTAGAGGCCTTTGCTGGATTGAGATGACGCTTCAAGTAGTCGCAGACCAGTCCCCTCCTCTACCATGCTTCTTTCCATGGCGTCCTTGTAAGAGATTTTCAACTTGGTTTTAGGGCATGTGAGGTATTTTGAGTATGCACTAACATCCCGTAACTTCTGTGCAGTGCGTGCATCTAAGGTGCCCTTCTTTACAGCCTCATCTATGGAGACTCTGCTGGTGGCATCTGGTTCGATCAATCCACCAGTGAGATACTGGACCTCAAGGAATCTCTGCCCAGCCTCATAGTACAGCCAGCCTTTCTTTAGAGCTTGGGCTGCTGACATTTTAGTCTTGGTTCTCGGATCCTCAAATCCATTGCATGCTTTCTGGGCTAGACTGATGCGGTCCACCATGATTTTATCCACGAGACTTTTGTTCATTGCATCTGCAACAGAGAATTTCTCTCCAGTATTTGGGTCGATGATACCTCCCGTGCAGGCCTGAGCCTCCAGCAGCCTTTGGCCTGTAATGTTGTCCACAAGGTTTCTGTGTATAGCCTCTGTGACCGATACCTTCtccagtgtttctgtgtctaaGATGCCAGCCACAGGACCAGTTTCCTCTGTTGGGTCGTTCCACGTGGTTGCTGGTGTTTTTATAGAAGGTACTGGGCTCATATtgtaagaggaagaggagccaAAGGACGATGAACGGGATCTGACACCGCTCGTGTTTCCAGACAGCATGTCTGCAAACTCTGTGATAGATAGGGTGCCTGCCCGGTACTGATCAAGGGCCGACTTGTCAATCAGGCATTTTGAGATGGCGTCATCAATGTCATACTGCCGACCAGACCTTCTGTCAATGATCATGGATTTCACAACTCCATCAGATGAGGTGATGGTAATTTCTTCCCATTCACACTCCTGCTCTGAAAGCTCAATGTAAGTCTGGTGGTCTATAAGGCCTTTCTGGTACGCCTCGTAGACAGACATCTCTTTGCCGGTCTCTGGATCAACAATGACGACTCTACGTTTGCGAACTGAAGATTTGGAAGACGTCTTCCTCTCTCGCTTCTTTTCTTTAAGCAGCAGAAGAGCGAGACCTGTTTCTGGGTCTGTCATACATCTCTCCATCAGCTGCAGGTAGGTGAGATTTTCCTCTGTGTTAGGATCAAAGAAGCCCTTTGTGTCATCTGATGGGTCGGTGAGGATTTCATTCATTTCCTCATCAAAGAGGCCACGTTCATATGCTGTTTCAACAGGCAGGCGATGGCTCTCCTGTGGATCAATGATTCCACCGGTAGCAATCTGAGCCTCTAGCAGGCGAATGCCATGGTCTTTAAGAATAAGACCCTTCTTCATCGCCTGGAATAGTGAGATGATCTTGCCAGAGTAAGGGTCCTTGTACCCTGTAACAGCTCGTTCAGCTGAGAGGAGTTTATCTTTAAACTCCGGGCCAACAACTGCCAACTTCACAGCTTCAGCCACATTTAGCTTCAGGTTTTTAATAGGATCAATTACATACCCTGTGGAAGCTTGGGCTTCAAGAAGCTCAAAGGCAGTTCCGGGCCTAATCATGTTCTTCTTCATCGCTTGGTAAATTGACAGACGGTCTTTGCTTGATTCTACGTACACACCAGCAATACAGCTGGTACCCTCAAGGAATTTCTTCAGGTCTCTGCTGACCTCCTCCACTGTGATGGTACCCTCGGTGAGTTCATTGTATGTCTTTTGGTCAATAATCTGGGATCGAAGCAGCTCTTCTGCAGTGATCTGCTTTCTAAGACCCTTGAAGAGAAGTCTTCTGTCTGACAGTGAAAGCAGGCGCAGCCCGCTCTCTTTATCAACTCTGGATCTTTTAAGCAGCTGAGCATAGGACTGTTTGTCTTCTGATGTAGGATCGGTGTAACCACGCACATCCGCATTGGGTTCAGATATTCTGTCAAGAGTCTCTTTGTTGATGTAGCCACGCTGCAAAGCAACATCAGTGGGGAGGCGGAAGTAGTATTCAGGATCCATTAATCCACCAGTGGCATTCTGGGCTTCCAAAAGCCCCAAGGCATAATCCTCAGGAATGAGGTCTTTTTTCATTGCCTGGAAGAGAGAAATCACTTTCCCACTGTACGGATCTTTGTAACCTGTAACTGCTCTTTCAGCAGAGAGCAGTTTGTCATGAAGTTCTGGGCCGACAAGCCCCTTGCGTACAGCTTCATCAACAGTCAGAAGTTCATCTTTCACTGGGTCAATCATGAATCCTGTTGCTGCTTGCGCCTCAAGCAGATTCAGAGCAACCTCAGGCTTGATTTTTCCACTCTTCATAGCCTGGTAAATGCTGATCTTTGGGGGGCTGTCTGACATGATTCCAGCAATACAACCAGTACCAAAGAGGTACTGCTTCACTGACGGCCTTTCCATGACCTCACGAATAGTTATCTTCTCTTGTTTCAAGAGGTTGTAAGTGTTCAAGTCAATAATCCGAGCACTGTACAGCTCATCAATAGTAACTCTTCTTCTGATTACATCACAGGACATGCCTTGCTCTGATTTTAGGGTCTCCCTTTGTTCAATGATTTCAATAATGATGATGAGCATTCTGTCCTTTGAGATTTGCCCTAAGCGAAACTGCTCCATGAGGCGGCGTCTCTCCTCTTCTGGAAGCATATTTGAATTCATTACTTCCCAAATGGTCATACTCTTTCCTGCAAAGTTCTTATGAGGGATCTCAATTTGAGTGTTGGCTAGATCTGTTTGGGCTTGTTCCTCTGTATATTGATAGGATTTCTCAACAGGAGCAGGGGCTTCCACCTTTGTCAAAGGCAGGTAGCACAGACCAGAGATGGGATCTTTGACACATTTCTCCACCAACTGCTTGTAAGTGACATTTTCATTGGTGTTGGGATTGGTAAAACCTTTAACGTCACCTGAAGGTTCATTGAAGGATTTGGACATTTGTTTACTCAAATAGCCGCGCTGAATGGCCACATCATTGGGAACACGATGGCTACTGGTTGGATCAATGATCCCCCCTGTGGCAGACTGAGCCTCCAGGATGGGGATGGCATGCTCTCTGAGAACAAGCTCTTTCTTCATGGCCTGGAACAGAGAAATCTTATTGCCAGTATAAGGATCTCTGTATCCAGTCACTGCTTTCTCGGCTGCAAGAAGTTTTTCATGGAGCTCTGGACCAACAACTCCTTCCTTCACAGCATCATCCACAGAGTATTTCTGACTTTTGACTGGATCAGTTATGAAACCAGTTCCAGCTTGGGCCTCTAGTAAGGCAAGCCCAGTGTTTTGTTGCAGGATGTTCTTTTTCATTGCTTGATATATGCTTAACTTCTCTTTTGAATCTCCCATAGTAATACCATCAATGTGGACTGTTCCCTGCAAGTACTTCTTGACTTTGTCGGTTTCACTAACCTCTTTAGGTGTCTTTTTACCCTGTTCCAGTTCATCGAATGTAGCCTTATCAATGATGTTGGAATCAAGCAAAGAGCGGGCTGTGACTGGAGCCCTAAGGCCTTCAAAACAGGCCTCTTCCTTTGCTTCATCCTCTTTATCCTCAACCATTGTAACCACAATCTTGATCAACTTCTCAATCGTCACCTGTCCCATTCTATACCGGCGAATAAGCTCTATTCTCTGCTCCTCAGTGATGTATTCAGAGTGTATGATTTCCCAAATTGTGACTTTTCTTCCTTTGAAAGGGCCATAGTCAAGCTCCATAGTTGTCTGGTTCAAAGCCTCTTTTGTTTTAGCCTCTGTaatttgtttctcttcttttggcTTGGCTGCCTTCTTTGAAAGAGGAAGCAATGGGAGTCCGGTTTCTTTGTCGG contains:
- the LOC114921208 gene encoding doublesex- and mab-3-related transcription factor B1-like: MSKEQVSKEQMSKEQMSKEQMSRQPKCSRCRHHGIIVPQKGHTKLCPLLKCDCWKCCLVAERTRIQRGLKKVKNGEQHPRVDSTLSVKKPAAKKTPCAASGTSGHLCPTPGGVPVLERDTNNNPSTPLDLRSRPAEGRQSVAGLESRNGLPFASDAPNFGGFDQPPPPLPLIHFPFWMPGHYSGSYALCPNFMLNMPWLPPVPPGLYDDALCGPLMFPHFQPGALYNPPPPEPGPPADCRTSFTRQPALLQEALQEVKLTETLR